Proteins encoded within one genomic window of Paramisgurnus dabryanus chromosome 13, PD_genome_1.1, whole genome shotgun sequence:
- the cyp11c1 gene encoding cytochrome P450 11C1 yields the protein MLVSSVLAAASSAIARSLCKRPAVMQKRSISAAGGLRRFQDIPHTGSNGWINLLRFWKEGRFSQLHKHMDNTFKQLGPIYREYLGSQSTVNIMLPMDIGELFRSEGLHPRRMTLQPWATHRETRKHSKGVFLKNGTEWRADRLLLNKEVMVSSAVRRFLPLLDDVAQDFCRSLRQRVEMEGVGETGQRSMTLDPSPDLFRFALEASCHVLYGERIGLFSSTPSQESERFIWAVERMLATTPPLLYLPRRLLRHAPLWTQHATAWDNIFSHAETRIQRGYQRLQTRVSGTAGGSEGKFLGVLGQLIEAGQLSLELIRANITELMAGGVDTTAVPLQFALFELARNPDVQEQVRAQVMSSWERAAGDPQKALQGAPLLKGTVKETLRLYPVGITIQRYPVKDIVLQNYHIPAGELVQVCLYPLGRSHEVFQNPQRFDPSRWRGADRGRDSENVTMETGSGGGFRSLAFGFGSRQCVGRRIAENEMQLLLLHILRNFRLTVSSREDLNTKYTLILMPESPPRITFSTLCDHVPV from the exons ATGCTTGTCTCATCTGTGCTCGCCGCTGCATCTTCTGCCATCGCTCGATCTCTGTGTAAACGTCCAGCAGTGATGCAGAAGAGGAGTATCAGCGCTGCTGGAGGACTGCGACGCTTTCAGGACATCCCTCACACCGGCAGTAACGGCTGGATCAATCTGCTGCGATTCTGGAAAGAAGGAAGATTCAGTCAGCTCCACAAACACATGGACAACACTTTCAAACAACTCGGACCCATTTACAG AGAATATTTGGGCTCTCAGAGCACTGTGAACATCATGTTGCCGATGGACATCGGTGAGTTGTTTCGTTCGGAGGGTTTACACCCGCGTCGCATGACTCTACAGCCCTGGGCGACACACAGAGAGACACGCAAACACAGCAAAGGCGTCTTCCTCAA gaACGGTACAGAGTGGCGTGCTGACAGATTGCTGTTGAACAAAGAAGTGATGGTCAGTTCAGCCGTGCGGCGCTTTCTGCCTCTTCTGGATGATGTAGCGCAGGATTTCTGTCGTTCGCTGAGACAGCGGGTGGAGATGGAAGGTGTGGGTGAGACGGGTCAGCGCAGTATGACCCTTGACCCCAGCCCTGATCTCTTTCGCTTCGCTCTGGAAG CGAGCTGTCATGTTCTGTATGGTGAACGGATCGGTCTGTTCTCCTCGACACCATCACAAGAGTCTGAACGCTTTATTTGGGCTGTTGAGCGCATGTTGGCAACGACCCCTCCGCTCCTCTATCTGCCCCGCCGTCTGCTCCGGCACGCGCCTCTGTGGACTCAACACGCCACTGCATGGGACAACATCTTCAGTCAcg CGGAGACTCGCATTCAGAGGGGCTATCAGCGGCTGCAGACACGTGTCTCAGGGACAGCAGGAGGATCAGAGGGGAAGTTTTTGGGTGTGCTGGGGCAGTTAATAGAAGCAGGGCAGTTATCACTGGAGCTGATTAGAGCTAACATCACAGAACTCATGGCCGGTGGTGTTGATACG acCGCCGTCCCGCTGCAGTTCGCTCTCTTTGAGTTGGCGCGTAACCCTGATGTGCAGGAGCAGGTACGCGCCCAGGTGATGTCATCATGGGAACGAGCAGCAGGAGATCCTCAGAAGGCCCTGCAGGGAGCGCCGCTTCTGAAGGGAACGGTGAAGGAGACCCTGAG ACTCTATCCTGTGGGCATCACAATCCAGAGATATCCTGTTAAAGACATCGTCCTCCAGAACTATCACATACCAGCAGGG GAGTTAGTTCAGGTGTGTTTATATCCTCTGGGACGGAGTCATGAAGTCTTTCAGAATCCTCAGCGCTTCGACCCCAGCCGCTGGAGAGGAGCTGACAGAGGGCGCGACAGTGAGAATGTGACCATGGAGACGGGTTCTGGTGGGGGGTTTCGCTCGCTGGCGTTTGGGTTTGGGTCGAGACAGTGTGTGGGCCGCAGAATAGCAGAAAATGAAATGCAGCTGCTGTTGCTACAC atCCTGAGGAATTTCCGACTGACTGTTTCTTCTAGAGAAGATTTGAACACTAAATACACCCTAATACTGATGCCAGAATCTCCACCCAGAATCACCTTCAGTACTCTATGTGATCATGTGCCTGTATAG
- the LOC135752179 gene encoding complexin-3-like: MMESGLKKSLLAPIKTLTYCVTGEKTQPNWTKQKSKPGSKVRSATHRLAGTKDAHLLRSYQAELERERKLRDAVNAQKNAERAAMRTHFRRKYHLSENVKDSEHLRSVRGKASLPRDLAKMIYPETPAKDGDFGLLSTFQSLGFSRGIFTGNKQTQTPVTVNTESCKLM, from the exons ATGATGGAGTCTGGACTGAAGAAATCTCTGCTGGCTCCCATTAAAACTCTCACATACTGTGTAACCGGAGAAAAGACACAACCCAACTGGACCAAGCAGAAGTCCAAACCAGGGTCAAAGGTCAGGAGCGCCACACATCGTCTAGCTGGAACAAAGGACGCACATCTGCTGAGATCTTATCAGGCCGAactggagagagagag AAAGCTGCGGGACGCAGTCAATGCTCAGAAGAATGCAGAGCGAGCTGCGATGAGGACACACTTCAGGAGAAAATATCATCTGAGCGAG AATGTCAAGGACAGCGAGCACTTGAGATCTGTCAGAGGTAAAGCGTCTCTCCCACGAGATCTGGCCAAGATGATTTATCCTGAAACTCCTGCTAAAGACGGCGACTTTGGTCTGCTCAGCACATTTCAAAGTCTCGGTTTCAGCCGGGGGATTTTCACCGGCAACAAacaaacccaaacacctgtgacaGTAAACACAGAGTCGTGTAAACTCATGTGA
- the clk2b gene encoding dual specificity protein kinase CLK2b isoform X4: MMGKTELHSVFKNILDCFCLCLSRCNGRVRSWTVKDDEESHLIYRPGDVLLDRYEILETLGEGTFGKVVECIDHQRGGSHIALKIIKNVEKYREAARLEINVLENIKQKDPDHKTLCVQMFDWFDYHGHTCISFELLAVSTFDFMKQNHYEPYTISQKRDERCVRNTDVRVVDFGSATFDHEHHSTVVSTRHYRAPEVILELGWSQPCDVWSIGCILFEYYSGYPLFQTHDNREHLAMMERVHGPIPSRMIQKTRKQKYFNRGRLHWSDDTSAARYVRENCRPLRRCVLCDSEDHHQFFDLLEGLFEYEPERRLSLSAALHHKFFRPFSSYRYMSC; encoded by the exons atgATGGGTAAAACTGAGTTACACTCTGTATTTAAGAACATCCTGGATTGTTTCtgcctctgtctgtct AGATGTAACGGTCGTGTGAGGTCGTGGACTGTTAAAGACGATGAGGAGAGTCATCTGATCTATCGGCCGGGTGATGTGCTGCTGGACAGAT ATGAGATTTTGGAAACACTTGGAGAGGGAACGTTTGGGAAAGTGGTGGAGTGTATAGACCATCAGAG GGGAGGATCTCACATCGCTCTGAAGATCATTAAGAATGTGGAGAAATACAGAGAAGCTGCTCGTCTGGAGATCAATGTTCTGGAGAACATCAAACAGAAAGATCCCGATCATAAGAC tTTGTGTGTGCAGATGTTCGACTGGTTCGACTATCACGGCCACACGTGCATCAGTTTTGAGTTGCTGGCCGTCAGCACGTTTGACTTCATGAAGCAGAATCATTACGAGCCGTACACCATCAGTCAG AAGAGAGATGAGCGATGTGTCAGGAACACTGATGTGAGGGTGGTGGACTTTGGCAGTGCCACGTTTGACCACGAGCATCACAGCACTGTTGTTTCCACCCGACATTACAGAGCACCAGAGGTCATTCTGG agctGGGCTGGAGTCAGCCGTGTGATGTCTGGAGTATCGGCTGTATTCTGTTTGAATACTACAGTGGATATCCACTCTTTCAG ACTCATGATAACAGAGAGCATCTGGCAATGATGGAGAGAGTACACGGACCAATTCCTTCTAGAATGATTCAGAAAACAAG GAAGCAGAAATACTTTAATAGAGGTCGATTACACTGGAGTGATGATACATCAGCTGCACGTTATGTGAGAGAAAACTGCAGACCCCTCAGA AGGTGTGTGTTGTGTGATTCAGAAGATCATCATCAGTTCTTTGATTTATTGGAGGGTTTATTTGAATATGAACCGGAGCGtcgtctgtctctctctgctgCACTCCATCATAAGTTCTTCAGACCCTTCAGCAGTTACAGATACATGAGCTGTTGA
- the clk2b gene encoding dual specificity protein kinase CLK2b isoform X1 has protein sequence MMGKTELHSVFKNILDCFCLCLSRCNGRVRSWTVKDDEESHLIYRPGDVLLDRYEILETLGEGTFGKVVECIDHQRGGSHIALKIIKNVEKYREAARLEINVLENIKQKDPDHKTYVSVLVNLCVQMFDWFDYHGHTCISFELLAVSTFDFMKQNHYEPYTISQVRHMAYQICLAVNFLHNNQLTHTDLKPENILFVDPEYTVTYNLKKKRDERCVRNTDVRVVDFGSATFDHEHHSTVVSTRHYRAPEVILELGWSQPCDVWSIGCILFEYYSGYPLFQTHDNREHLAMMERVHGPIPSRMIQKTRKQKYFNRGRLHWSDDTSAARYVRENCRPLRRCVLCDSEDHHQFFDLLEGLFEYEPERRLSLSAALHHKFFRPFSSYRYMSC, from the exons atgATGGGTAAAACTGAGTTACACTCTGTATTTAAGAACATCCTGGATTGTTTCtgcctctgtctgtct AGATGTAACGGTCGTGTGAGGTCGTGGACTGTTAAAGACGATGAGGAGAGTCATCTGATCTATCGGCCGGGTGATGTGCTGCTGGACAGAT ATGAGATTTTGGAAACACTTGGAGAGGGAACGTTTGGGAAAGTGGTGGAGTGTATAGACCATCAGAG GGGAGGATCTCACATCGCTCTGAAGATCATTAAGAATGTGGAGAAATACAGAGAAGCTGCTCGTCTGGAGATCAATGTTCTGGAGAACATCAAACAGAAAGATCCCGATCATAAGACATATGTGTCAGTGTTAGTGaa tTTGTGTGTGCAGATGTTCGACTGGTTCGACTATCACGGCCACACGTGCATCAGTTTTGAGTTGCTGGCCGTCAGCACGTTTGACTTCATGAAGCAGAATCATTACGAGCCGTACACCATCAGTCAGGTCAGACACATGGCCTATCAGATCTGCCTCGCCGTCAACT TTCTTCACAACAACCAGCTGACGCACACGGACCTCAAACCTGAGAACATCTTGTTTGTGGATCCTGAATACACGGTCACATATAACTTAAAGAAG AAGAGAGATGAGCGATGTGTCAGGAACACTGATGTGAGGGTGGTGGACTTTGGCAGTGCCACGTTTGACCACGAGCATCACAGCACTGTTGTTTCCACCCGACATTACAGAGCACCAGAGGTCATTCTGG agctGGGCTGGAGTCAGCCGTGTGATGTCTGGAGTATCGGCTGTATTCTGTTTGAATACTACAGTGGATATCCACTCTTTCAG ACTCATGATAACAGAGAGCATCTGGCAATGATGGAGAGAGTACACGGACCAATTCCTTCTAGAATGATTCAGAAAACAAG GAAGCAGAAATACTTTAATAGAGGTCGATTACACTGGAGTGATGATACATCAGCTGCACGTTATGTGAGAGAAAACTGCAGACCCCTCAGA AGGTGTGTGTTGTGTGATTCAGAAGATCATCATCAGTTCTTTGATTTATTGGAGGGTTTATTTGAATATGAACCGGAGCGtcgtctgtctctctctgctgCACTCCATCATAAGTTCTTCAGACCCTTCAGCAGTTACAGATACATGAGCTGTTGA
- the clk2b gene encoding dual specificity protein kinase CLK2b isoform X2 produces the protein MMGKTELHSVFKNILDCFCLCLSRCNGRVRSWTVKDDEESHLIYRPGDVLLDRYEILETLGEGTFGKVVECIDHQRGGSHIALKIIKNVEKYREAARLEINVLENIKQKDPDHKTLCVQMFDWFDYHGHTCISFELLAVSTFDFMKQNHYEPYTISQVRHMAYQICLAVNFLHNNQLTHTDLKPENILFVDPEYTVTYNLKKKRDERCVRNTDVRVVDFGSATFDHEHHSTVVSTRHYRAPEVILELGWSQPCDVWSIGCILFEYYSGYPLFQTHDNREHLAMMERVHGPIPSRMIQKTRKQKYFNRGRLHWSDDTSAARYVRENCRPLRRCVLCDSEDHHQFFDLLEGLFEYEPERRLSLSAALHHKFFRPFSSYRYMSC, from the exons atgATGGGTAAAACTGAGTTACACTCTGTATTTAAGAACATCCTGGATTGTTTCtgcctctgtctgtct AGATGTAACGGTCGTGTGAGGTCGTGGACTGTTAAAGACGATGAGGAGAGTCATCTGATCTATCGGCCGGGTGATGTGCTGCTGGACAGAT ATGAGATTTTGGAAACACTTGGAGAGGGAACGTTTGGGAAAGTGGTGGAGTGTATAGACCATCAGAG GGGAGGATCTCACATCGCTCTGAAGATCATTAAGAATGTGGAGAAATACAGAGAAGCTGCTCGTCTGGAGATCAATGTTCTGGAGAACATCAAACAGAAAGATCCCGATCATAAGAC tTTGTGTGTGCAGATGTTCGACTGGTTCGACTATCACGGCCACACGTGCATCAGTTTTGAGTTGCTGGCCGTCAGCACGTTTGACTTCATGAAGCAGAATCATTACGAGCCGTACACCATCAGTCAGGTCAGACACATGGCCTATCAGATCTGCCTCGCCGTCAACT TTCTTCACAACAACCAGCTGACGCACACGGACCTCAAACCTGAGAACATCTTGTTTGTGGATCCTGAATACACGGTCACATATAACTTAAAGAAG AAGAGAGATGAGCGATGTGTCAGGAACACTGATGTGAGGGTGGTGGACTTTGGCAGTGCCACGTTTGACCACGAGCATCACAGCACTGTTGTTTCCACCCGACATTACAGAGCACCAGAGGTCATTCTGG agctGGGCTGGAGTCAGCCGTGTGATGTCTGGAGTATCGGCTGTATTCTGTTTGAATACTACAGTGGATATCCACTCTTTCAG ACTCATGATAACAGAGAGCATCTGGCAATGATGGAGAGAGTACACGGACCAATTCCTTCTAGAATGATTCAGAAAACAAG GAAGCAGAAATACTTTAATAGAGGTCGATTACACTGGAGTGATGATACATCAGCTGCACGTTATGTGAGAGAAAACTGCAGACCCCTCAGA AGGTGTGTGTTGTGTGATTCAGAAGATCATCATCAGTTCTTTGATTTATTGGAGGGTTTATTTGAATATGAACCGGAGCGtcgtctgtctctctctgctgCACTCCATCATAAGTTCTTCAGACCCTTCAGCAGTTACAGATACATGAGCTGTTGA
- the clk2b gene encoding dual specificity protein kinase CLK2b isoform X3 produces MMGKTELHSVFKNILDCFCLCLSRCNGRVRSWTVKDDEESHLIYRPGDVLLDRYEILETLGEGTFGKVVECIDHQRGGSHIALKIIKNVEKYREAARLEINVLENIKQKDPDHKTYVSVLVNLCVQMFDWFDYHGHTCISFELLAVSTFDFMKQNHYEPYTISQKRDERCVRNTDVRVVDFGSATFDHEHHSTVVSTRHYRAPEVILELGWSQPCDVWSIGCILFEYYSGYPLFQTHDNREHLAMMERVHGPIPSRMIQKTRKQKYFNRGRLHWSDDTSAARYVRENCRPLRRCVLCDSEDHHQFFDLLEGLFEYEPERRLSLSAALHHKFFRPFSSYRYMSC; encoded by the exons atgATGGGTAAAACTGAGTTACACTCTGTATTTAAGAACATCCTGGATTGTTTCtgcctctgtctgtct AGATGTAACGGTCGTGTGAGGTCGTGGACTGTTAAAGACGATGAGGAGAGTCATCTGATCTATCGGCCGGGTGATGTGCTGCTGGACAGAT ATGAGATTTTGGAAACACTTGGAGAGGGAACGTTTGGGAAAGTGGTGGAGTGTATAGACCATCAGAG GGGAGGATCTCACATCGCTCTGAAGATCATTAAGAATGTGGAGAAATACAGAGAAGCTGCTCGTCTGGAGATCAATGTTCTGGAGAACATCAAACAGAAAGATCCCGATCATAAGACATATGTGTCAGTGTTAGTGaa tTTGTGTGTGCAGATGTTCGACTGGTTCGACTATCACGGCCACACGTGCATCAGTTTTGAGTTGCTGGCCGTCAGCACGTTTGACTTCATGAAGCAGAATCATTACGAGCCGTACACCATCAGTCAG AAGAGAGATGAGCGATGTGTCAGGAACACTGATGTGAGGGTGGTGGACTTTGGCAGTGCCACGTTTGACCACGAGCATCACAGCACTGTTGTTTCCACCCGACATTACAGAGCACCAGAGGTCATTCTGG agctGGGCTGGAGTCAGCCGTGTGATGTCTGGAGTATCGGCTGTATTCTGTTTGAATACTACAGTGGATATCCACTCTTTCAG ACTCATGATAACAGAGAGCATCTGGCAATGATGGAGAGAGTACACGGACCAATTCCTTCTAGAATGATTCAGAAAACAAG GAAGCAGAAATACTTTAATAGAGGTCGATTACACTGGAGTGATGATACATCAGCTGCACGTTATGTGAGAGAAAACTGCAGACCCCTCAGA AGGTGTGTGTTGTGTGATTCAGAAGATCATCATCAGTTCTTTGATTTATTGGAGGGTTTATTTGAATATGAACCGGAGCGtcgtctgtctctctctgctgCACTCCATCATAAGTTCTTCAGACCCTTCAGCAGTTACAGATACATGAGCTGTTGA
- the creb3l4 gene encoding cyclic AMP-responsive element-binding protein 3-like protein 4 produces MRDADIVSGNIASTERDGGEILEGSHVFVDDSCSGLLYSGLENRTVWNTEQHCSLNDSESEEVLNAINPNDVYPSAPVQESLSESNISLSEDLCSHEDASAVYQVVYDISSLGAVITEPRMDVISIELDEWSSQMLLSDSCVVNELVSPVKTEDDDAQQTHNSYSSLVYPELQLTDEEQTLLNQEGISLPNNLPLTKAEERILKKVRRKIRNKLSAQDSRRRRKEYIDGLESRVAACSVQNTELQRTVEQLEKHNMSLVAQLNKLQALIKRTATKAAQTSTCIMIIIFSLGLIIFPSYSPFRWRSAEDSYTPSAVMSRNILNDVASLPLAEDVGGDEPMISDPLSLDGDHRQSDTMDNLISKTLQVTEDGSVPQGSMPENETAVIKENKEKVPAVSFIAPVSAGNAASDAGKPPHADEM; encoded by the exons ATGCGAGACGCCGATATCGTGTCCGGGAACATCGCATCTACCGAGAGA GATGGAGGAGAGATCTTAGAAGGATCTCATGTGTTTGTGGATGATTCATGCTCAGGTTTGCTGTATTCTGGGTTGGAGAATCGCACTGTGTGGAACACTGAACAACACTGC AGTCTGAATGACAGCGAATCTGAGGAGGTTTTGAATGCCATAAATCCAAATGATGTTTACCCATCAGCACCTGTGCAGGAGTCTTTATCAGAGAGCAACATCAGTCTGTCTGAAGATCTGTGTTCCCATGAAGATGCGTCTGCAGTTTATCAGGTGGTTTATGACATCAGCAGTCTGGGTGCCGTTATCACCGAGCCGCGCATGGACGTGATCTCCATAGAGCTGG ACGAGTGGAGCTCTCAGATGTTGTTGTCAGATTCGTGCGTGGTCAATGAGCTGGTGTCACCTGTCAAAACAGAGGATGATGACGCACAACAAACCCACAACTCGTACAGCTCTTTG GTTTATCCTGAACTTCAGCTGACAGACGAGGAACAGACGCTTCTGAATCAGGAGGGAATCTCACTGCCCAATAATCTGCCGCTAACTAAG GCCGAAGAGAGAATTCTGAAGAAAGTAAGAAGAAAAATTCGTAACAAACTGTCTGCTCAGGACAGTCGGAGGAGGAGGAAAGAGTATATAGACGGTCTGGAGAGCAG gGTGGCTGCGTGTTCAGTTCAAAACACTGAGTTACAGAGAACCGTAGAGCAGCTGGAGAAACACAACAT GTCTCTGGTCGCTCAGCTGAATAAACTCCAGGCTTTGATTAAGCGAACGGCCACAAAAGCTGCGCAGACGAGCACGTGCATCATG ATCATCATCTTTTCTTTGGGTCTGATCATATTCCCAAGCTATAGTCCGTTCAGATGGCGATCGGCAGAGGACAGCTACACTCCATCCGCCG TGATGTCCAGAAATATCCTGAATGATGTCGCTTCTCTCCCACTGGCGGAGGACGTGGGGGGAGATGAGCCGATGATTTCCGACCCGCTCTCATTGGACGGAGATCATAGACAATCAGACACGATGGACAATCTGATATCAAAAACTCTGCAGGTGACAGAAGATGGATCAGTACCACAGGGGTCAATGCCAGAGAATGAGACCGCTGTgattaaagaaaacaaagaaaaggTTCCTGCCGTCAGTTTCATTGCTCCCGTAAGTGCAGGAAATGCAGCGTCAGACGCAGGCAAACCTCCGCACGCAGATGAAATGTGA